One genomic region from Bacillus sp. SLBN-46 encodes:
- a CDS encoding CPBP family intramembrane glutamic endopeptidase, with product MEVAFWLVILFTLTYEPIFGYFDFQKFKRKVKTDDKERIRFYKNSSISLWVPTLFILSLIGFTDLTLEQIGLTSISLNTESLGKWVIYSAIVVGIIFSLVILIFTIGYRFNSKIKNSMDKMKKEESSKNQFDVMMPVTKQEKKLWTLVSLTAGITEEIIYRGFMIFALSYLLPGLSIWVILIFSSILFGLAHTYQGVKGVVRTTLIGLWFSIVYIGIGSIIPLILFHALVDYFGKIGEE from the coding sequence ATGGAAGTAGCGTTTTGGTTAGTTATTCTCTTTACGTTAACCTATGAACCTATTTTTGGATATTTTGATTTTCAAAAGTTTAAGAGAAAAGTAAAAACAGATGATAAAGAAAGAATTAGATTTTACAAGAATTCCAGCATCAGCCTATGGGTTCCGACTTTATTTATTTTAAGCTTGATCGGATTTACTGATTTAACACTGGAACAAATCGGTCTTACATCCATTTCACTTAACACTGAAAGTCTCGGAAAATGGGTTATATATTCTGCTATAGTAGTTGGAATTATATTTAGTCTGGTAATCCTGATTTTTACAATCGGTTATAGATTCAACAGTAAAATAAAAAACTCGATGGATAAGATGAAAAAGGAAGAATCCTCAAAAAATCAGTTTGACGTAATGATGCCAGTAACGAAACAGGAAAAAAAACTTTGGACTTTAGTATCATTAACAGCAGGCATAACGGAAGAAATAATTTACAGAGGTTTTATGATATTTGCACTTAGTTATTTGCTCCCAGGTTTATCAATATGGGTTATATTAATATTTTCTTCTATTCTGTTCGGGTTAGCCCATACTTATCAAGGAGTTAAGGGAGTGGTTCGAACCACACTAATCGGGCTGTGGTTTTCTATCGTCTATATCGGGATTGGTTCCATCATTCCATTAATCTTATTTCACGCACTTGTAGATTATTTTGGGAAAATTGGTGAAGAATAA
- a CDS encoding transcriptional regulator, SarA/Rot family — protein MEMMQLLMEAQKYSEEMSNVFLREFQTIIQEYDLSSKQSLVLNYLKESGRFTMHEVAQIINATPSAASQFVKILEDKKYVKRETNKENRREIFVSLDEKAIEFFNELEKAEKRVLEKYFMKLSPEDIVTYHDVLKKLSDIVRKER, from the coding sequence ATGGAAATGATGCAACTGTTAATGGAAGCGCAAAAATATTCTGAAGAAATGAGTAACGTTTTTTTAAGAGAGTTTCAAACAATCATTCAAGAATATGACCTATCATCTAAACAATCCCTAGTGCTAAATTACTTGAAAGAGAGTGGTAGATTTACCATGCACGAAGTTGCCCAAATAATTAATGCGACACCAAGTGCAGCAAGTCAATTCGTAAAGATTCTGGAAGATAAAAAATATGTAAAAAGAGAAACCAATAAGGAAAACAGACGTGAGATTTTTGTAAGTCTGGATGAAAAAGCTATAGAGTTCTTTAATGAATTAGAAAAGGCTGAAAAGCGTGTGTTGGAAAAATACTTCATGAAACTTTCTCCGGAGGATATTGTGACGTATCATGACGTGTTGAAAAAACTGTCTGACATTGTAAGGAAAGAACGGTAA
- a CDS encoding GNAT family N-acetyltransferase translates to METERLILRWLTPEDTEFIFELLNDPTWIRFIGDRGIRTLQDARNYIITGPMDMYTKLGFGLFLTELKDGHIPIGICGLIKREGLEDVDIGFAFLSRYQSKGYAYEAASATMKYATEKLGLKRIVAITSEDNQASSTLLEKIGMTFEGYVTLPNDNEELKLYGWGQSPGGVKL, encoded by the coding sequence ATGGAAACCGAACGATTGATCCTTCGTTGGCTAACGCCTGAAGATACAGAGTTTATTTTTGAACTTTTGAATGATCCTACATGGATTCGTTTCATAGGCGATCGAGGCATTAGAACTCTCCAAGATGCAAGAAACTATATCATAACTGGACCAATGGATATGTACACAAAACTCGGCTTTGGGCTGTTCTTAACAGAACTTAAGGATGGACACATACCGATTGGCATTTGTGGATTGATAAAAAGAGAAGGTTTAGAGGACGTTGATATTGGTTTTGCTTTCTTATCCAGATATCAATCGAAAGGCTATGCCTATGAAGCTGCCTCCGCGACAATGAAATATGCAACGGAAAAACTAGGCTTGAAACGGATTGTCGCAATAACGTCAGAAGATAATCAAGCATCTTCTACGCTACTTGAAAAAATCGGAATGACCTTCGAAGGTTACGTTACCCTTCCTAATGATAACGAAGAATTAAAATTATACGGATGGGGACAGTCCCCCGGTGGAGTAAAGCTTTAA
- a CDS encoding YolD-like family protein — MFLKKLTENKQITIDYYTNGSLQTIKGRVHRLNLMEQLLSLKDDQQKSFTIRLSCIRHIH, encoded by the coding sequence ATGTTTTTGAAAAAGCTTACGGAAAATAAACAAATTACAATTGATTATTATACTAATGGAAGCTTGCAAACGATTAAAGGGCGTGTGCATAGACTTAATCTAATGGAACAACTTCTGTCTCTAAAAGACGATCAACAGAAGTCGTTCACTATTCGTTTATCTTGTATCAGACATATTCATTAA